From Desulfobacterales bacterium, a single genomic window includes:
- a CDS encoding bile acid:sodium symporter has product MIEIMNKLLPITIVIFMFGNLLEMGLKLKLDEALQALRNVRFVTLSLIWCFVLGPLFAVLLTKILPLAEPYALGLILLGMVPCAPFMPIVAQKARGDLAYVATFMLLAAVGTVVYMPLMVPVLCKGITADTWTIAKPLVLFIAFPLALGIAVRRAAEPFAEKAHPIVKKVTGIDTLLLLIILLLANWRDFLGAVGTYAIATQFVYYGVLAAASYGVGFGLSHGQKSVLALGVCTRNTGPAIAPLYAVAGADQRAITMCVMSVYIGAIVGFATARVLSRLSAASDPAGDTHSY; this is encoded by the coding sequence GTGATCGAAATAATGAATAAGCTGTTACCGATTACCATCGTCATCTTCATGTTCGGCAACTTGCTGGAGATGGGGCTCAAGCTCAAGCTCGATGAGGCCCTCCAAGCCTTGCGCAACGTGCGTTTCGTGACACTGAGCTTGATCTGGTGTTTTGTCCTTGGCCCGCTCTTTGCCGTTTTGCTCACGAAAATCCTGCCGTTGGCTGAGCCGTACGCCCTCGGTCTGATCCTGCTGGGAATGGTGCCATGCGCGCCGTTCATGCCGATAGTGGCGCAAAAGGCACGCGGGGACCTGGCTTACGTGGCGACTTTCATGCTGCTGGCCGCGGTGGGCACGGTGGTATACATGCCGCTCATGGTCCCGGTGTTGTGCAAGGGGATCACTGCGGATACCTGGACCATCGCCAAGCCCCTCGTATTATTCATTGCATTCCCGCTGGCGCTCGGAATAGCAGTACGTCGTGCCGCGGAACCGTTTGCCGAAAAGGCCCATCCGATCGTTAAGAAAGTGACGGGGATTGACACCCTACTCCTGCTGATCATCCTCTTGTTGGCCAATTGGAGGGACTTTCTTGGCGCGGTCGGGACTTACGCGATCGCAACCCAGTTCGTCTACTACGGCGTATTGGCGGCCGCGTCGTACGGGGTAGGCTTCGGGCTTTCCCATGGTCAGAAGAGTGTCCTCGCTCTCGGCGTTTGCACGCGGAACACCGGGCCCGCCATTGCCCCGTTGTACGCTGTGGCCGGCGCGGATCAGCGCGCCATCACGATGTGCGTTATGTCGGTCTATATTGGGGCCATCGTTGGATTCGCCACAGCCCGGGTGCTGTCGCGCTTGAGCGCGGCAAGTGATCCGGCCGGCGATACGCATTCATATTGA
- a CDS encoding 6-phosphofructokinase has product MTTQIKRIAINFGGGYVPGLNAVITGAVLAASELGCETVGIRDGYEGLLFPDRYPDGGLVKLIPQKVDNLAGTGGCILGTAAQSDPFHVRTINTENMVEELDRSDELIGMIQKENIDAVISVVGARALSILWKLSKKGLKTICVPKSIENDVAATVRSFGFNSALSFMAEMLERCRQAAQSARRIGVIEVLGERAGWLALQAGMAVCADAVLIPEINYDLRKVAAKLQEKAKAGQTFGLVVVAEGAKPLAGLNAPAMTSDPKMKAALSPGAAGDEGFHVIERSGRVAAEVALEIQRLTDQETYPIVLGHLAKGGTPTVVDRQLGLAYGAGAVRALKNDQNGVMVVFQPPDLKFVPMAEAINKYRTVPADSEFVQIARALGISLGD; this is encoded by the coding sequence ATGACAACACAAATAAAACGCATTGCCATCAATTTTGGCGGGGGCTATGTCCCCGGGCTCAACGCCGTCATCACGGGTGCGGTCCTGGCAGCGAGCGAACTGGGCTGTGAGACCGTGGGCATCCGCGATGGATACGAAGGCCTTCTATTCCCCGACCGTTACCCCGATGGTGGACTGGTGAAGCTCATCCCCCAAAAAGTTGACAACCTCGCCGGAACAGGCGGGTGCATCCTGGGTACCGCGGCCCAGAGCGATCCCTTCCATGTCCGCACCATCAACACGGAGAATATGGTTGAGGAACTGGACCGGTCCGATGAGCTTATAGGGATGATCCAGAAGGAGAATATCGATGCGGTCATCTCCGTTGTCGGCGCCAGGGCGCTCAGCATTCTCTGGAAACTCAGCAAAAAAGGACTCAAGACGATTTGCGTGCCGAAGTCGATCGAAAACGATGTGGCGGCCACGGTGCGATCTTTTGGGTTCAACAGCGCTCTGAGCTTCATGGCTGAAATGCTTGAACGGTGCCGGCAGGCGGCTCAGTCAGCGCGGCGGATCGGGGTCATCGAGGTTTTGGGGGAACGCGCGGGATGGCTGGCGCTGCAGGCGGGAATGGCCGTTTGCGCCGATGCCGTCCTCATCCCCGAGATTAACTACGACCTTCGCAAGGTCGCGGCGAAGCTGCAGGAGAAGGCAAAAGCCGGGCAAACGTTTGGGCTGGTGGTGGTGGCCGAAGGCGCAAAACCGTTGGCCGGCCTCAATGCACCTGCCATGACCTCGGATCCGAAAATGAAAGCCGCGCTCTCCCCCGGAGCCGCGGGCGACGAGGGCTTCCATGTCATCGAGCGATCCGGCCGGGTTGCCGCAGAGGTCGCCCTTGAGATCCAGCGATTGACCGACCAGGAGACCTACCCCATCGTTTTGGGGCATTTGGCCAAAGGCGGAACCCCGACGGTTGTCGATCGCCAACTGGGGCTGGCCTATGGCGCCGGTGCGGTGCGCGCCCTGAAAAACGATCAGAACGGCGTCATGGTGGTCTTCCAGCCGCCGGACCTGAAGTTCGTGCCCATGGCCGAGGCCATCAACAAATATAGGACCGTACCCGCGGACAGCGAGTTCGTTCAGATCGCGCGGGCGCTGGGAATCTCTCTTGGAGACTGA
- a CDS encoding DUF202 domain-containing protein — MNNDIIKLEELKMVDKLAIQRTIHAERSTLLAWVRTSLSLIGFGFTIFKVLQYVLKEGTSLLMRPETPRNVGLFLLLTGTIPLLLAIIEYVRGIKRLGYKGNMLLEPNFLAAGAIFLLGAILILTIILRISFL, encoded by the coding sequence ATGAATAATGATATAATTAAGCTCGAAGAATTGAAAATGGTTGATAAACTTGCGATCCAGCGTACGATTCATGCGGAACGCAGTACGCTCCTGGCCTGGGTACGCACATCGCTATCGTTGATCGGTTTTGGCTTTACCATATTCAAGGTCCTCCAATATGTGTTAAAGGAGGGTACCTCATTATTGATGCGACCTGAGACCCCCAGAAATGTCGGGCTGTTTCTGCTTCTCACGGGAACCATACCCCTGCTTTTAGCGATCATTGAATACGTCCGGGGAATAAAACGATTGGGCTACAAGGGCAATATGCTCCTGGAGCCGAATTTTCTGGCCGCCGGCGCCATCTTTTTGTTGGGGGCAATTCTGATCCTTACCATTATCTTACGCATAAGCTTTTTATGA
- a CDS encoding glycyl-radical enzyme activating protein: MENRQMNTTPPTALVLNIQHFCTHDGPGIRTTVFLKGCSLRCKWCANPESIYPKPELGYNPGKCIGEKQCGFCLKNVCPESAIYVVGSGDRADDKVRINWDLCTNCGQCVPVCPANALYMFGQEMTVDQVLDEVEQDSAFYRESGGGMTVSGGECQLQADFMAALLSGAHQRGINTAIETASNVPWTFMAKVLPHVDTVLHDIKLTEPERHKKWCGADNTRIRANLIRAYDTFPDKQFIARTPLIPGVNDDEEHIRATLAFIKPYKNVVDYELLPYHRFGEGKYDFLGKVYEMMDFASPTPETVKRLQAIIDEAFGRSGTPARS; encoded by the coding sequence ATGGAGAATCGGCAAATGAACACAACACCTCCGACGGCACTGGTCCTGAACATTCAGCATTTTTGCACCCACGACGGCCCAGGCATCAGGACGACCGTTTTCCTTAAAGGTTGCTCCCTCCGCTGCAAGTGGTGCGCCAATCCCGAGAGCATCTACCCGAAGCCGGAGCTTGGGTATAACCCCGGCAAGTGCATCGGGGAAAAACAATGCGGGTTCTGCCTGAAGAATGTCTGCCCGGAGTCGGCCATTTATGTGGTCGGATCCGGCGATCGGGCGGACGATAAGGTGCGGATCAACTGGGACCTGTGCACCAACTGCGGTCAGTGCGTTCCCGTCTGCCCGGCCAATGCGCTCTACATGTTCGGACAGGAAATGACGGTAGACCAGGTGCTCGACGAGGTGGAGCAGGACAGTGCCTTCTACCGCGAATCCGGCGGCGGGATGACGGTGAGCGGTGGCGAATGCCAGCTTCAGGCCGATTTCATGGCGGCCCTCCTGTCCGGAGCCCACCAGCGCGGAATCAACACCGCGATCGAAACAGCGAGCAATGTGCCATGGACTTTTATGGCCAAGGTCCTGCCTCATGTCGATACCGTGCTCCACGATATCAAGTTGACCGAACCGGAGCGCCACAAGAAGTGGTGCGGGGCGGACAACACGCGCATCCGTGCCAACCTCATACGGGCCTATGATACATTTCCGGATAAGCAGTTCATCGCCCGTACGCCGCTCATCCCGGGTGTCAACGATGATGAAGAGCACATTCGGGCAACCTTGGCGTTCATCAAGCCATACAAGAACGTGGTGGATTACGAACTGCTGCCCTATCACCGCTTCGGTGAAGGCAAATATGATTTTTTGGGGAAAGTTTACGAAATGATGGACTTTGCTTCGCCGACGCCGGAAACCGTCAAACGTCTGCAGGCGATCATAGACGAGGCCTTCGGCCGCAGCGGCACGCCGGCGCGTAGTTGA
- a CDS encoding ferredoxin--NADP reductase has protein sequence MDKTILNAVVTLRNEVSPWLMILQVVPDGWDFPDYVPGQITSLGLFGSAPRCALAEPERNPVDPEKLIKRAYSIASSPVNRDFLEFYVALVPSGTLTPRLFNLKIGDRIWMSQRAVGNFTYDDSKVPEEADLVLITTGSGLAPFISMLKTHLKFPPQRRIAIIHGVRHSWDLGYRSILMAMENLRTNLIYLPVVSRPQEEPVPWKGATGHVQDVWKSGVIEKAWGYRPVPGNVHVFMCGSPHMSESMFAILQQEGFKKDGKGDPGQIHVEKYWR, from the coding sequence ATGGACAAAACAATTTTAAATGCGGTGGTCACCCTGCGTAACGAGGTTTCACCCTGGCTGATGATCCTGCAGGTCGTACCGGATGGTTGGGATTTTCCCGACTATGTACCCGGCCAGATAACTTCCCTGGGATTGTTCGGTTCGGCACCCCGCTGCGCCCTTGCCGAACCCGAAAGAAATCCCGTGGATCCGGAAAAATTGATCAAACGTGCCTACAGCATCGCCTCGTCTCCGGTGAACCGGGATTTTTTGGAATTCTACGTGGCCCTGGTTCCGAGCGGTACGCTGACGCCTCGTCTGTTCAACCTGAAGATCGGCGACCGCATTTGGATGTCCCAAAGGGCGGTCGGCAATTTCACCTACGACGATTCGAAAGTGCCCGAGGAAGCCGACCTGGTTCTGATCACCACCGGTTCCGGTCTCGCGCCCTTCATCAGCATGCTGAAAACCCACTTGAAGTTCCCGCCCCAGCGCCGGATAGCGATCATTCATGGCGTGCGACATTCGTGGGACCTGGGTTACCGATCGATCCTGATGGCCATGGAGAACCTTCGCACCAACTTAATCTACCTGCCGGTTGTCAGCCGGCCGCAGGAGGAGCCGGTTCCCTGGAAAGGTGCGACGGGTCATGTCCAGGATGTATGGAAAAGCGGGGTAATTGAGAAGGCATGGGGTTACCGACCGGTGCCGGGAAATGTGCATGTTTTCATGTGCGGCAGCCCCCATATGAGTGAATCCATGTTCGCGATACTGCAGCAAGAGGGATTCAAAAAGGACGGTAAGGGCGATCCCGGGCAGATTCACGTAGAGAAATATTGGAGATGA